The following proteins are co-located in the Sulfurospirillum deleyianum DSM 6946 genome:
- a CDS encoding DASS family sodium-coupled anion symporter has protein sequence MSKKAISMLIPVLVTLVVWFIPAPEGLSANAWHFMAIFLGVVVGLVIEPVPAALVGLVGVCLVALLGIIDPKPAEGVKWALSGFSNSIIWLIFAAFMFAAGYQKTGLGKRISLIMVKFMGKSSLGLGYAVAFADLLLAPFMPSNTARSGGTIFPIAINIPQIFNSLPDNEPRKLGAYISWVAMAATCVTSSMFLTGLAPNLLAVNIIEKSAKVTIEWGAWASIMVPLMLPLFLLVPLLAYLIFPPTQKQSPEAPIWAAGELKKMGSISFKEIMMLFFAVLALVLWIFGKELGVNATMAAISIVSLMVLCNVISWDDIIGNKGAWNVLVWFATLVALASGLAKVGILKWIGTLAEASLSGLSPTALVVAMLIVFFILHYFFASVTAHVSALLPVFIVIAMKFVAPEQIPTFMILLSGTLGIMGIITPYGTGPSPIWYGAGYISQARWWALGAIFGAIFLAVLLVGAFVFM, from the coding sequence TTGTTGTCGGTCTTGTTATTGAGCCTGTTCCTGCAGCACTCGTAGGTTTAGTAGGTGTGTGTTTGGTTGCCCTTTTAGGCATTATTGACCCAAAACCTGCTGAGGGTGTTAAATGGGCGCTTTCTGGTTTTTCTAACTCTATTATTTGGTTAATTTTTGCGGCATTTATGTTTGCAGCAGGGTACCAAAAAACAGGGCTTGGTAAAAGAATTTCTCTTATCATGGTTAAATTCATGGGAAAAAGCTCACTAGGTCTTGGTTATGCGGTTGCGTTTGCTGACCTTCTTCTTGCACCGTTTATGCCTTCAAATACCGCAAGAAGTGGTGGTACTATCTTTCCTATCGCGATTAATATTCCACAAATTTTCAACTCTCTTCCAGATAATGAACCACGTAAACTGGGTGCATACATTTCATGGGTAGCGATGGCTGCAACATGTGTGACAAGTTCTATGTTCCTAACAGGACTTGCTCCAAACTTATTGGCGGTAAACATCATTGAAAAAAGTGCCAAAGTAACCATTGAATGGGGTGCATGGGCTAGTATTATGGTTCCATTAATGTTACCACTTTTCTTATTGGTACCGTTGTTAGCCTACCTGATTTTCCCACCAACTCAAAAACAATCTCCTGAAGCACCTATCTGGGCAGCGGGCGAATTGAAAAAAATGGGTTCAATCAGTTTCAAAGAAATTATGATGCTTTTCTTTGCGGTTCTTGCACTTGTTCTTTGGATTTTTGGTAAAGAGTTAGGTGTTAACGCAACAATGGCTGCGATTTCTATCGTCTCTTTAATGGTTCTTTGTAATGTTATCTCTTGGGATGATATTATCGGAAACAAAGGCGCATGGAACGTTTTAGTATGGTTTGCTACCTTGGTTGCACTTGCAAGTGGTTTGGCAAAAGTAGGAATCTTAAAATGGATTGGTACTTTAGCAGAAGCTTCACTCTCAGGTCTTAGCCCAACCGCATTGGTTGTTGCGATGTTAATTGTGTTCTTTATCCTTCACTATTTCTTCGCAAGTGTCACTGCACACGTTTCAGCATTGTTACCAGTTTTCATCGTTATAGCAATGAAATTTGTTGCACCTGAGCAAATCCCAACGTTTATGATTTTATTATCAGGAACACTTGGTATCATGGGTATCATTACTCCATACGGTACAGGTCCTTCACCAATTTGGTACGGTGCTGGATATATTTCTCAAGCACGTTGGTGGGCACTAGGCGCTATCTTTGGAGCGATTTTCCTTGCGGTCTTACTTGTTGGAGCCTTCGTTTTTATGTAA
- a CDS encoding fumarate hydratase, whose amino-acid sequence MREIKYEDIVKSVKDMILYSATNLPKDAYKAIQDAYDKEKSEVCKSVLKQILENADIAKNEARPLCQDTGLAVFFVKVGEDVKVVGGSLKKAINEGTELGYKEGYLRASTCHWDTRANLKDEVGYNLPAIIHFDIVEGDKIEIEYAAKGGGSENVSRATVFPPAKGRKGIIEYVKQVISDAGPNPCPPLTVGVGIGGTFEKAVISSKHALFRDLGSKNPDPVLQGMEDELMVLLNNLGIGAMGMGGTQTVLGVHIEKNPCHIASLPVSVNVQCHSSRHMHITL is encoded by the coding sequence ATGAGAGAAATCAAGTACGAAGACATCGTCAAGAGTGTAAAGGACATGATCCTTTATAGTGCAACGAATTTGCCAAAAGATGCGTATAAAGCAATACAAGATGCATATGACAAAGAGAAAAGTGAAGTATGCAAATCTGTATTGAAACAAATTTTGGAAAATGCGGATATTGCTAAAAATGAAGCAAGACCTTTGTGTCAAGATACAGGCTTGGCGGTTTTCTTTGTGAAAGTCGGAGAGGATGTAAAAGTTGTTGGTGGAAGCCTTAAAAAAGCAATCAACGAGGGAACTGAACTTGGGTACAAAGAGGGTTACTTAAGAGCATCTACCTGTCATTGGGATACCCGTGCAAATCTTAAAGATGAAGTGGGTTATAACTTACCAGCTATCATTCACTTTGACATTGTAGAAGGTGATAAAATTGAAATCGAATACGCTGCAAAAGGTGGCGGAAGTGAAAACGTTTCCCGTGCGACAGTATTCCCACCTGCAAAAGGTAGAAAAGGCATTATCGAATACGTCAAACAAGTGATTTCAGATGCAGGTCCAAATCCATGTCCTCCATTAACGGTTGGTGTTGGAATCGGTGGAACATTTGAAAAAGCCGTTATCTCTTCTAAACATGCACTTTTTAGAGACCTTGGCAGTAAAAACCCAGATCCAGTCCTTCAAGGTATGGAAGATGAATTAATGGTTCTTCTCAATAATTTAGGTATCGGTGCAATGGGTATGGGAGGTACACAAACGGTTCTTGGTGTTCACATTGAGAAAAATCCTTGCCATATCGCAAGTTTGCCCGTCAGTGTTAACGTACAATGCCACAGCTCACGTCACATGCACATTACGCTATAA
- a CDS encoding Fe-S-containing hydro-lyase: MSKTYHLTAPLSEADVVQLKAGDIVYLTGVVYTARDAAHKKLVDLLDEGKELPFDMKGAVIYFVGPTPPKPGDPIGSAGPTTSYRMDSYSPRLINEQGLRGMIGKGKRNQEVIDACVKSKAIYFGATGGAGALLARQIKSAEVIAYPELGPEAIRRLEVVDFPLTVINDTYGADLYKIGRAQYEVFE, from the coding sequence ATGAGCAAAACTTACCATTTAACAGCACCACTTAGCGAAGCAGACGTTGTACAACTAAAAGCAGGTGATATTGTCTATTTAACAGGTGTTGTGTATACCGCACGTGACGCCGCACATAAAAAATTGGTTGACCTTTTAGATGAAGGTAAAGAGTTACCCTTTGATATGAAAGGAGCGGTTATTTACTTTGTTGGACCAACACCTCCAAAGCCAGGTGACCCAATCGGTAGTGCGGGACCAACAACATCGTACAGAATGGACTCTTACTCTCCTCGTTTAATTAACGAGCAAGGTCTTAGAGGGATGATTGGAAAAGGCAAACGTAATCAAGAAGTCATTGATGCGTGTGTCAAATCTAAAGCGATTTATTTTGGTGCAACAGGAGGCGCAGGTGCTCTACTTGCTCGTCAAATCAAAAGCGCTGAAGTCATTGCTTACCCAGAATTAGGACCAGAAGCAATTCGTAGACTTGAAGTGGTTGATTTTCCATTGACCGTTATCAACGATACCTATGGTGCAGACCTTTATAAAATTGGTCGTGCACAATACGAAGTATTTGAATAA
- the larA gene encoding nickel-dependent lactate racemase, producing the protein MNVTVGYGKDETFELEIDDKHLIGVYNPNSVPKIDYNNAIDEALAHPLGKESFDHFIETNERIVFIVNDGTRPTPTRKVLARIYPKIKEKDIYFIVATGCHRAPTEEEWHFILGQEIYEDLHVKNRLWSHDSRNDSMVYLGTSSNGTEMYLNKIVAEAKKVCAIGSVEPHYFAGYTGGRKAFLPGVAAYDTITQNHLLALHPDAQALRLKGNPVHEDMMDAMGVLKHIDIFAIMTVLDSDHDICAVSAGDLSDSFYAAIDKADEVFCITIPQKADIVISVAPYPMDIDLYQSQKALDNGKLALKENGILIMVAKCRTGIGEEGFFKLMSSAPSAQAVLDKIKCGYKLGYHKAAKMAEINLWAQSWAVSELSDEEMKAVHLKPYHDLHDALADAIKEKGENARIIVLPFGSITVPKVVQ; encoded by the coding sequence ATGAACGTAACGGTTGGTTATGGAAAAGATGAAACGTTTGAATTAGAGATTGATGATAAACACTTAATAGGTGTATATAACCCCAACAGTGTCCCCAAAATAGACTATAACAACGCCATTGATGAAGCACTCGCACATCCTTTGGGCAAAGAGAGTTTTGATCATTTTATTGAGACAAACGAGCGCATTGTATTTATTGTCAATGACGGTACACGCCCTACTCCTACACGAAAAGTACTCGCACGTATCTATCCTAAGATTAAAGAAAAGGATATCTACTTTATCGTGGCTACGGGATGCCATCGAGCACCCACGGAGGAAGAGTGGCATTTTATTTTAGGTCAAGAAATTTATGAAGATTTACATGTAAAGAATCGTTTATGGAGTCACGACTCTAGGAACGATTCGATGGTATATCTTGGAACATCGAGTAATGGAACAGAAATGTACCTTAATAAAATCGTAGCTGAGGCAAAAAAAGTGTGTGCGATTGGTTCGGTTGAACCGCACTACTTTGCAGGATACACCGGTGGAAGAAAAGCTTTTTTACCAGGGGTTGCGGCATACGATACTATCACGCAAAATCACCTCTTAGCCCTCCACCCTGACGCACAAGCACTCCGTCTTAAAGGCAATCCTGTCCATGAAGATATGATGGATGCCATGGGTGTGCTGAAACATATTGATATTTTTGCGATTATGACGGTTTTGGATAGTGACCATGACATCTGTGCGGTCAGTGCGGGTGATTTGAGTGATTCTTTTTATGCAGCTATTGATAAAGCCGATGAGGTTTTTTGTATCACGATTCCTCAAAAAGCAGATATTGTTATCTCTGTTGCACCTTATCCGATGGACATTGACTTGTACCAATCTCAAAAAGCCTTGGACAACGGAAAATTAGCCCTCAAAGAGAATGGCATTTTGATTATGGTGGCAAAGTGTCGAACGGGCATTGGCGAGGAAGGCTTCTTTAAGTTGATGAGCTCAGCCCCCTCAGCACAAGCTGTTCTTGATAAAATCAAATGTGGCTATAAGCTTGGCTATCACAAAGCCGCAAAAATGGCAGAAATCAACCTTTGGGCACAAAGCTGGGCGGTGAGTGAGCTCAGTGATGAGGAGATGAAAGCGGTGCATTTAAAACCGTATCATGATTTACACGATGCCTTAGCGGATGCAATAAAAGAAAAAGGTGAAAACGCACGTATTATTGTGCTTCCTTTTGGTTCTATTACCGTACCTAAAGTGGTTCAATAA
- the larC gene encoding nickel pincer cofactor biosynthesis protein LarC — protein sequence MSVLYYDCFSGISGDMHLGALLDLGVDETHLKTELSKLGLDEHFKLEVTSSSKMGICGTRVDVKLKEERHTPANTMWHTHAHHHEHHHEHRTYQSIEALIQTSDLSSSIKKRSIAMFWEIAVAEGKIHGKAPHEVGFHEVGAIDSIVDIVGAAICFEALHVKKIIASSIELGGGFVTCAHGTFPVPAPATLEILKGIPITLNRIHAEATTPTGAAIIKSNVESFEVSPCFNIEKIGYGIGHNDFSIPNVLRVCLINEETRHEEEIVLECNLDDMSPEILAYAQERLFEVGVKDVYTTAITTKKNRLGVKLSLLVTKAKEQEAMRILFEETSSIGLRRYKVDKIALERHMERLETPFGLIEVKCSFYQGKLLKYKAEYEQCKNAARSYHVPISKVYDSVSRIMEKRENV from the coding sequence ATGAGTGTTCTTTATTATGATTGTTTCAGTGGGATTAGTGGCGATATGCATTTGGGTGCTTTGCTGGATTTGGGTGTGGATGAAACACATCTAAAGACGGAACTCTCAAAACTTGGGTTGGATGAACACTTTAAGCTTGAGGTTACATCCTCAAGCAAGATGGGAATTTGTGGGACACGTGTTGATGTGAAACTAAAAGAAGAACGCCATACCCCTGCGAACACAATGTGGCATACCCACGCTCATCATCATGAACATCATCATGAACATCGAACGTATCAAAGCATTGAAGCACTGATTCAAACGAGTGACCTTTCTTCCTCCATTAAAAAGCGAAGCATTGCGATGTTTTGGGAAATTGCTGTGGCAGAGGGGAAAATTCATGGTAAAGCACCGCATGAGGTTGGATTTCATGAAGTGGGGGCGATTGATTCGATTGTCGATATTGTAGGGGCTGCCATCTGTTTTGAAGCGTTACATGTAAAAAAGATTATCGCTTCTTCTATCGAACTAGGAGGAGGTTTTGTCACTTGTGCGCATGGTACCTTCCCCGTTCCCGCTCCTGCGACTTTAGAGATACTCAAAGGCATCCCCATTACCCTCAATCGCATCCATGCTGAAGCCACAACACCCACAGGGGCTGCGATTATTAAGTCCAATGTTGAGAGCTTTGAAGTCTCACCTTGTTTCAATATCGAAAAAATAGGCTATGGCATTGGGCATAACGATTTCTCCATTCCCAATGTTTTACGTGTTTGTCTGATCAACGAAGAGACACGCCACGAAGAAGAGATTGTCCTAGAGTGTAACCTTGATGATATGAGCCCAGAAATTCTCGCTTATGCGCAAGAGAGGCTTTTTGAAGTGGGCGTTAAAGATGTTTATACCACCGCTATTACTACAAAGAAAAATCGCTTGGGCGTTAAGCTGAGTCTCTTAGTGACCAAAGCAAAAGAGCAAGAAGCGATGCGTATTCTTTTTGAAGAGACAAGCTCCATTGGACTTAGGCGTTACAAGGTCGATAAAATTGCTTTAGAGCGTCACATGGAACGTCTTGAAACTCCCTTTGGTCTCATTGAGGTGAAGTGCAGTTTTTATCAAGGAAAACTCCTTAAATACAAAGCCGAATACGAACAGTGCAAAAATGCCGCACGTTCTTATCATGTACCTATTTCAAAAGTATATGACTCTGTCTCTAGGATAATGGAAAAGAGAGAGAATGTTTGA
- the larE gene encoding ATP-dependent sacrificial sulfur transferase LarE: MFEKYEKLKRLLSSYERLIVAFSGGVDSSFLLKTAYDVLGENVLAISLQTPYIAESEIEEARRIADEIGARHLVLVKPWMEELRTNPKERCYLCKHALFSSLTTFAQQRDFRVIAEGSNVDDTMEKRPGRVALLELSILTPLLDVGLSKAEIRLLSKAVGLSTWNKPSYACLLTRFSYGVVVEESALKKVHDAEAYLIAQGYPKMRVRYEANIARIEMEKEDALRLMNDGAFSTIIEEVKSYGFLHVTLDLQGYRYERKGV; this comes from the coding sequence ATGTTTGAAAAATATGAAAAGTTAAAGAGACTGCTTAGCTCTTATGAGCGTCTTATTGTTGCTTTTTCAGGCGGGGTGGATAGCTCTTTTTTACTGAAAACCGCTTATGATGTTTTGGGTGAAAATGTCTTAGCGATTAGCCTCCAAACACCCTATATCGCAGAGTCGGAGATAGAGGAGGCAAGGCGTATTGCTGATGAGATTGGTGCAAGGCATTTGGTGCTCGTAAAACCATGGATGGAAGAACTACGCACCAATCCAAAAGAGAGATGTTATCTGTGTAAACATGCCCTCTTCTCTTCCTTAACAACCTTTGCACAACAAAGAGATTTTCGTGTTATCGCAGAGGGAAGCAATGTGGATGATACGATGGAAAAACGACCTGGACGTGTGGCACTCTTAGAATTGTCGATTTTAACGCCTCTTTTAGACGTAGGACTAAGCAAAGCAGAGATACGTTTACTCTCAAAAGCGGTGGGTCTTTCCACATGGAATAAGCCTTCGTATGCCTGTTTATTGACACGGTTTTCATATGGAGTAGTGGTAGAAGAGTCCGCTCTGAAAAAAGTTCACGATGCAGAAGCCTACTTAATAGCACAAGGATACCCCAAGATGCGTGTACGCTATGAAGCCAATATAGCACGTATAGAGATGGAAAAAGAGGATGCTTTACGTTTGATGAATGATGGTGCTTTTTCAACCATCATTGAGGAGGTTAAGTCGTATGGATTTTTACATGTAACGCTTGATTTACAAGGATATCGTTATGAGCGAAAAGGAGTTTAG
- the larB gene encoding nickel pincer cofactor biosynthesis protein LarB, which translates to MSECALEALLQGVKEGHISIQDAVQKMKAAPFEDIDFAKIDHHRSLRQGYPEVIYGESKTAEQILGITEKLFEKGNNILITRASIEVYQTISARFLEAKYNALGRTITLHVTSLPKPNSYIAIVAAGTSDLYVVEEAYETALILGNDVQKIVDVGVAGIHRLFAHLEIIQNAKVVIVIAGMEGALASVIGGLVDKPVIAVPTSVGYGASFGGVAALLSMLNSCASGVSVVNIDNGFGAAYNASIINHL; encoded by the coding sequence ATGAGTGAATGTGCTCTAGAAGCATTATTGCAAGGAGTTAAAGAGGGGCATATCAGCATTCAAGATGCTGTGCAAAAAATGAAAGCCGCACCATTTGAAGATATTGATTTTGCCAAAATAGACCATCATCGCTCTCTTCGACAAGGGTATCCTGAGGTGATTTACGGGGAGAGTAAAACAGCTGAGCAGATCTTGGGTATCACCGAAAAACTCTTTGAAAAAGGCAATAACATTCTTATTACACGAGCCAGTATTGAAGTGTATCAGACTATTAGCGCACGCTTTTTAGAGGCAAAATACAATGCCCTAGGTCGAACCATCACGTTACATGTAACGTCTCTACCCAAACCAAACAGTTACATCGCTATTGTTGCGGCGGGAACATCTGATTTGTATGTGGTCGAAGAAGCGTATGAAACAGCGCTGATTTTAGGCAATGATGTTCAAAAAATTGTGGATGTCGGTGTGGCGGGAATTCACCGTTTGTTTGCGCATTTGGAAATCATACAAAATGCCAAAGTGGTTATTGTTATTGCAGGGATGGAAGGTGCGCTTGCAAGTGTTATTGGAGGATTAGTGGATAAACCTGTCATTGCCGTTCCAACCAGCGTGGGTTATGGGGCTAGTTTTGGAGGGGTTGCAGCCCTGCTTTCCATGCTCAACAGTTGTGCGAGTGGTGTGAGTGTGGTTAATATAGACAATGGCTTTGGTGCGGCGTACAATGCGAGTATTATTAACCATCTTTAA